The sequence GCTTTTAACCTCTCAATCTGCCAAAATCTCATTATCAGATCACAGCAGTTAGTTCGCAGAAACACTGACACAAATCAAAGAACTTGCGCAAATTCAGTGATACAGAAGCCAAGGACAAGATTGCCATCAGTGTTGAATTGTATGAAATGCAGTTTACATGCATATTTACATGACCTCTTAAGCTTTATTGATAGACAAAATAATACTTGGAGCAGCTCTCTCACCTTATTACACAAGGCATGTAACATTGAAGACGAGTTTGAAAAGATCGAAGCAATGTTAGATTAATTTAAAGCataaataatttaaataaaagtAGTGTGGCAGGACGGCTAGACGCTGTGTGAAGctttaactgtagtggtttattagccacaaataaataaacataatggatactgtccctttaaatcataataaaacattggaaataaacacctattctctttagggaagctaactacaccatagctttcaccctcactaactgcatggtcAGCTAAgatggttcccaagccaaaacattcCCTGGCATATGGAACaaggtaacacagtctctgcatacaacaataaagtgtttttgcttatctgtcagtcctttggagTAGACGTCACTGCTTCAGTACGGCCTTGCATCCTTTCTTCCTAGTGGATTTCAGCCGCACTTTGAGCCCAGAGACCTCCTCTGTACCAACTTCCGCAGATGGGGAGCCTTTTATCTTTCCCCATCTCTGGAgaaaacagtctctcagcatagcagcttcctgtgtcttttaaaacacttcctcattcagacAGGCTGATTAACgccattagttagcagctgctggtttctctttgaggaattaacactctgtggactggaaagcacacttacttcaCTGTTCCAGTCAGTGATTCTGTCACAGTAGCTTTTTATTAAACTAAATATggcacagaaatgtgatgtatatcattatttatatagcactctgAGTGtattcagcgctttacaaaagagacaatagagTACAGGCAATTATAATACAAAAGTGCAACAAtatcaaacaataggaaaggaaatccctgccccagagagtttacaatctaagtgatatattggcgatttacagagacagcaggtgagggaataagtgcagtagatggcagtgcttggccacaatagttggtaggagtgactgtgggagtggaacagtagccatgagtccagactattgaaatgcttaatttcagaggtgaattttaaggtttgtcttaaaggtggggagagaaggtgcttgacgtatactgagtgtgagcgAGTGCCATACAGTAGGTACTGTCAGGTGCAGTGAGAGAAAAGGGTTTAAACATTATatgtgaaaggggtggaaagaagAAAATTATGGGTAGAGCACAGGAGACGATCACGGGTATAGCGAGAGATCAATGCTGATATGTATCTAgcccatacacccccccccccgatcgcagatcaggtcccctaatatgttctggggtctggctatatgtctcagtgtggtgcatacctgctggcaacaggagggcctgagtctcccacgatgacatgggggacaacaggaacaggttactggggtggatgccttcgtccTTGTTCAATggagcagcgcctccatctatagtaagccccaggaatgcggggtggagtCCTTACCACAGAGAaatccccacagggatgagagattccagtctcacacaaggttctctttaaaaccagcagactctttattctcttggcagcagcagacaggtacagtgatgcacagtccactaactgttctcccttgtgatgatccctgccgccactctggaccaaagggcatccagagggGGGCTAgctcttcactcaccccctaagcagggtgagaggtatttggccCACCTACTATATCCTATCAGCTATACTCGtgagctgctcactcctctccttcctAACCCGAACTCCAACTATCACACACTTCTGTCTCTAAATAgaaagtgcactgctctttatgactttagcaggcaccacccctgtgtctcttgctttgacacagggtcaggtgacctacctccaccactcagggcaagtgcttgaagtgggggaaacccatgataactcctggcaacctgcccttaccagggattataccaggaggaggatagaactatagtcccatttcttaccagggctacatgtagaaaagagcagatgagtggagagtctTATAGGTAAGAAAGcaaactttgtaggtgatccaaaatttgatgggaagccaggagagggagttaaggaggagatgagcacaGACTGTTTTCATTAGAtttcaaaggagaaagttgtgaggcagtgAGGCAGTGAGGCAGTGAGGCAGTGAGGCCTGTTCGCAGTATGTTATAATAATCAAGTTGGGAAAGAAGAAGGACATGCATAAGAGTTTTAGCactagattgacagaggaaagggctcaTTAAGCAAAGTCTTTTTTAATATGTAACTGTATTTCCTTTGTTATTTTTAGTTATTATAAGTTATGTGATTCACGTTTTGAATAGGGAAATACATCTTCCATCAAATGTAAATAAGAGTACTTCCTTCATAAACTTTAATTTAGAGATCAGAGTAAATCAAAGCACTCTTTAAACAAAGGACAACACGGTTCCATCTTTTTTCCATATTATATTACCATAGGCCTCTATTTAGAACTTTTTTCCTGTACTCATTTTGCCATTGCGAGTGCCTCTGTATACCTTTGTATAATAGAGTTACTCCATGAGATATACAGATCTAGTGAAAAGTTTATGGTCCACCCATTTATAGTAATATCATATCTGTTTATAAGTCTAATTAATTGATGAAGGAAAGAAAGcttaacaatttacacatttcaaGTAAAGTGGTCAATGTTAAAGTGACACACATGCCATAATGATTGAAATCTTCCTAACTGAAATCATATAAAACAAATCAGGTAGCATGTAGTTACTGCAGCGTGTTTCCTTTAGAAGCCTACAGATATGGCAGACGACGTTATTACACTGACTGGCAGGCACCAGTGAGGGTCATAGTGCATTTACCCCACTAATCACTTCCCAGTGGCATATTCTCTCGCTTGAGCACTGTGTCCCACTGCAACGTGCCAGCGGGAGCATGAATGGCTGCTACACCTGTATATGAGTCTAATTCATATAATGTTGCATTCTGAGCATGCCCTGCTctcaataaaaaagaaaaagtagtGTGAAAAAAACATCCCATGGTGTACTGAACACAATCACTTTCATTCGTGGCAACAGTGATGTCACAATAATTTGTTCGCTCTGAGGAGTGATCACATGATCTTAGCATTCTGGAGGGGCTGTGGCTCCCTGGGGGTGCTGCCCCTCTGGAACTTAAAGGGTTAATATTGTTTTTAACTAATGGGAACATCATTAGTATTAGGGAAGACCTACTCACACCATAACAACAAAGCATTTTATGACTGCATTATACATAAGGGTTGCAGCCATGATGCAGCATGTGGAGTGGTTATAGTAGTGTAAtgatgcgctcaccacaaacaaggcgtgaccgcgaggccaaggtggggatttgataaacgccaacccacagccgcgagggcgcttgtggagtgtagataggtcgaggtagccgggtcggggaaggagaggtcaggatggtaagtgatacttgccgaggtcttgaTTGCAGAGGTacagatcgttgcaggtactttagccAAGGTCGAGATTGGAGAGGTGCTGATCGTCGTggataagccggggtcaggagcggagagataTGGAttgggtcaggagcggagaagtgGGGAATCCAAAGAACAGGCAACACGGAACAAGACTggcaaggctcagacaggaggcaggattgcagtgaacacagcgcacataaacaaggttatgctcagccaatgtgtcagagggcaggctgagcatatataggaagaacagaccaatgaggaggaagcatactccctagtatgcatggctgtggttggctgatgGAGACAAGACAGGTGAATCCTATTACACAGCGGAATGGAGGAGACTCTGCGCGGGTGCCACACATAGTGGGTGCGCGCTGCGCGAAGGTGATGTCACCACATGAGCGaagcctggaggcgggaccaACGGGGACGGCATTTAGTGCCGAGTAAGGTCCGCGCACGCCCCTAGAAGATACGCTGGTAATGACTGGTCTGCGAGATGTGCTGCTGGAGGCAGGACACCTTATCGCAGGTCTGGGTATGCCGGGAGTACGCCGGGAGGAGCACGGATGGTGGATTGTCACAAGTAGTTTGTATCAACTTTATatcatattataggctaaagctgtacaATTCCGAGCATTATTGAAACCCCTGCTCTCTGgctggttaaaattccgggcattattcattcagtaatgcccggaattttttgCAGCTTGCCAAGTGTTTATTTCTAGCTAATCATCTTTTCCTTTGTCAGAACagttctgagacagggcaggggattggtcaggaggcaggaacagatGTCAGACCGGGCAGGGTATTGGTCAGGAATCAGCAGCCagacagtgactcctccccctccctccgtgcaCAGAGCTCAGCGCAGGacacagtgaggagggagagagtgtatttGTATGATGGTGcttgtctcaaatcaggaggtgGACCCACAGGGCTGGGGTAGGGATGTAAATCAACCGACCAGAGCcctgggacagagtcctgtaagagtattcatAGTCTGTATGAAAGCAGGGGGCAGGGCAGgcagcagtggtgcaaagtccaggcaaaGGCGGAAGGCAGAAAGGTAGGGGTCActgtctggggtcagcaacaaggAATTCAAACAGGTAACGGAAAGAGCGACAGctaagaccgacaggagctgcagaaacacagaactttactcggcgactcccaccaggaagtgcagccttatatagcaggctgccagtaaccaaaatggccaaattgagtagaaagggcaggcagcctggaaaacacaaactggcagcaaaacccagCACGGAtagagcagaatccttacaattTGTAGCTGAAAAGTAAATGTCTTTCTGCAtggtttgtttgtagctgcagtgtTTGGCTAtctagtgtctgtgtgtgtgtgtgtgtgtgtgtgtgtgtgtgtgtgtgtgtctgctgcagagtttatgtgtgtgtgtgtctgctgcagagtttgtgtgtgtgtgtgtagctgcagagtttgtgtgtgtgtgtgtagctgcagagtgtgtgtgtgtgtgtgtgtgtgtagctgcagtttgtgtgtgtgtgtagcttcagagtttgtgtgtgtttgtgtgtgtgtgtgtagctgcatagtttgtttgtgtgtgtatgtgtgtagctgcagagtttgtatgtgtgtgtgtgtgtgtagctgcagtttgtgtgtgtgtgtgtgtgtgtgtgtgagtagctgcagagtttgtgtgtgtgtgtgtgtgtgtgtgtgtgtgtgtgtagctgcagagtttctgtgtgtgtgtgtgtagctgcagagtttgtatgtgtgtgtgtgtgtagcttcaGAGTTTTTGTGTGGTGTAGATGCagattttgtatgtgtgtgtaaatgcagagtttttgtgtgtgtgtagctgcagagtttgtgtgtgtgtgtgtgtgtgtgtgtagctgcagagtttttgtgtgtgtgtgtgtgttgatgcagagtttgtgtgtgtgtgtgtgtgtagctgcagagtttgtgtgtgtgcgtgtagctgcagagtttgtgtgtgtgcgtgtagctgcagagtttgtgtgtgtgtttgtcttgcTGCAgagtttatgtgtgtgtttgtgtgtgtgtgtgtgtagctgcagtttgtgtgtgtatgtgtgtagttgcagtgtgtgtgtagctgcagtttgtgtgtgggtgtgtgtgtaactgcagattgtgtgtgtatgtgtttctagCTACAGtttatgtgtgtagctgcagtttgtgtgtgtgtagctgcagagtttgtgtgtagcagcagcttgtgtgtgtgtgtagagctgcagtgtgtgtggtactgttgtgttgggtgtgtgtgtagcagcagtagcagcagcagagtttggatgtagctacagagtttgtgtgtgtgtgtgtgtgtgtgtgtgtgtgtgtgtgtgtgtgtgtgtgtgtgtgtgtgtgtgtgtgtgtgtgtgtgtgtgtgtgtgtgtgtgtagctgtagtgtgttgtgtgtgtagagctggtgtgtagaggtgcagtgtgttgtgtgtgtgttatgtgtgtgtggagctgttgTTTGTGTGTAgaactgttgtgtgtgtgtgtgtgtgtgtgtgtgtgtgtgtgtgtacacagtggtggcagcagtgtgtggatatagataggtgcagtgtaagtgtatatggcggtgctttaatgtatttaacattttattttaataaaaaatctatatatctatacaaaagtgACTATTATTTATggaaaaaaaagcctacatttagccaataatagtaataattcctgaagaacagggcattactggccaataatgccctggctgggttaaagtccctcggcttcgcttcgggccttcaactcttccagccagggcgttattggccagtaatgccctgttcttcggggattattactcaAGTAGCATTAGAATGTGCATTTGTGAAGTTGGTTATTTCTCATACACCTTTATAAATGAAAGTGTCTTCTCTATTGTAATTCAGTGTCTGAACTGGTGCTGCATCAGAAATAAACATAATGgcatatatttactaagcattcgtctaaggctgcgcttatagtgcctggtgaTGGCAACGGCGACGTGACGTCactccgaaacaaatacattgactctgTCGCAAGCGCTTATTATAGTACGCGCAACTGcaacggagcgaccaaaaattttgaagccgggtaaattagattttttagagacagtcgccacatgtgactgtctctaaaccaatcagattgcgctccccgcccccttcgtgacgtcactggccttgtcgccagcgacgtcgctaaaaACCAAATGATAACTTTCGcttgacgggtgacgtcatcggtcgcatcactgtcgccagcactataagcgcggcctaacatgAGACACATGCCGGCTCTGGAAGACACGttacagcccattgacttgaatgggctgtaaattGGCTTCCAGCAACGGAAAGTGTAAATCTTTTGTAAATGGTTTGTAAATAGAGCCCATTAAATCAGGAGATATGCAGTAAATCATAAACATATTGAGAAAAAATGTTTCTTACATATACAAAGATACTGATTCAGCAAGGTGGAAAAAGACATTTATGTTCCTTAAGTCAACCCTTTTTGTAATAAAACACCCAGTTCCGTGTAGCTGGTTGAGTACTTACAAATAGGGTTCTTGTTAAGCACAATAATGCAATTAAATGTAATTCTGGGGTCTGTTCACACATTTTCCCCTTTGTTTAAAGAATGAGGCTGCACATGTAAGAGCAAAAGATCATAACAGATTACAAAAGAACATGGGGGTTGACAGAAAATAGGTTATGCATCCATGAGTTTTTGATGACTAGATTAAATTGAGCAAAGGGCTCATTATATGGGTAATGAGGGCAAATTGTTGAGGAGGAAAGAGTGTATGGAATAGCTCTTAAACAAATGTTAGAAAACATTAGAGTTATGATCAAAAAAGTTCTCTgttaaaattataaataaatgtatgtattaGGCAACAAAtgtgatgtacagtattattCATTGTGTCCACTTCCAAAGGGTTGAAAATACATGGTTGTGTCCCAGGCATTTCTTTTTCCATGCTACAAGCCACACAAGATATGATTTTCTCAGGCACAGTAGATTTCGCTGTTTGTGAAGTTTATTCAAGAACACATAATTGAAACATTACAGTTGACAACAGTGACTCACTTTAAtggatattaaaaacaaaaatataatcaCACATTTTTTCTCACTTGAGTGTTAatatctctttctttctctctctctctctctctgtctctctctctctctctcctctctccaattAATCGCAAAAGTTGCTGATGCAAGTAAGAAGATGGGCCCCATaggaatctcagcaagaccaaagtaatGTTCACCAAATGTCTACCTTGGCCCCCAAATCTCTATGGGTGGCAACATTATGAAAATAAATCAATAGGATAAAGAAGCCGGGATGAGATGTATGCTGGATATTACCCAAAGAGAAAGGACAAAATAATCAATTAGTTTAGAAGAGAAAAGTTTGACATCATCACAAAAATAAATGACCATTGTTGGATGAAAATGGTACTTGATGGGATTCCAAGATTATGACCAAATGTAACATGGAGAATGAAATTGGgacatttgttggagcaacaaAAACAAGAGAAGCTTGCAATCACAATACCTTGAAAAGCTTTGAGGAGGCCTTTATCCAGCAGTAGATCGTCAAGTTGTATAAATGAATACGTGTGTAAACAGCACAGTAAAATGTGTTAGTTGGAAGACTGTACTTAAATCAAAGAAGGCATCATATATTGAATTGGATCAACATAGTAAATGAGTTTGTGGTTCAATTTTCTTCAACGTCTACAAATATTATCCTATACTAGTAAGTGCTAGAGTACATTGAGGGCTGATACTATAATTTAGCAAAGGCTGAAATTGGGACAACGTGCTACATATGACCGCTTCGAGACAATTATAAAACCATAAAAATGCTATTACACAGTGTGCAAAATGCAGATTGTCATTATTGGGATTAAGACAAATCTAGAGTGATTATGAAAGTCATGATGTTTACAACTCTGACAAATATCAGGACACGAGACCAGAGTGATTGTACATCTGTACCTATTACAGGAATTcatgtattaaatattttaccaggaggaAGGGCATTATGAGTTACAGAGTTACCTTTAGTTTTTAAGAATGCCCTGGATATCTGGAATACAATCCCTTGCCAGTTGTCTCCTGTTATTTTGAATAAGAGCCGTGGTTCTTTACACCGTCATAGGAATAAAAGGTTATTCGGCTAGCCTTAAAAGGCCCTCAAGTGTTGTATATTCCACTTTCAGGGCGGATTTTGTTTTCTGGGCAACACGACAGTCCTCGCTCTCGCCACCAGTGCAGAAGAAAGATTAGTGTAATCAGCAATGCAGAAGTGATATCTGTGAGAATCCACATTAAACTGTACTCTCCTGGAGTCATTAGGAACATTGGCTTGTCTACGTTCTTCAGTAGTAGCACAGAGTTAGTGGTAACAGAGTGTGCACCCGAGCACCACGCCAGAGAGAACAGCCACGGCTCACTGACCACGTATAAATTAGTGGTAATATTGGCCGCTGCATACATCCTGATATCATCATGGGACATTTCACTGTACGGCAAGTTCAGTTTCACAATGCGATTGTTTACAAGTTCCTGAACAGGCGCCTTCTCTCCTACTGTCTGCTGAAATCCTGGCGCGACAGAGTGAACGAGAGACCTCATATCATTCGACAGCCATAGTATCAGTTTGGGATCAATAGATGTTTCATTGAGGATGACATCCAGTGTTCGGTTAATCCAGGAATCTCTGTATGGATGATCCTGTGGTGGACGGTAGAGGTCAAATATCACAGACTTGTTGGCACTATCAGCGAGTATCAGGAAGTCGCTTAGTTTGTAAATAGACTGATTGTTTGCTCTTTGGTGATCTTCACTGGACAAAGAGGCCATACAGGAAAACGGCTTATCCTCAGTGAACCATTTCCCAGCGTTTAGTTTCTCCAGCATCTCCCAGTTTAACATTGCTGCATTCTCTGTGGTCCAGTTGGGAAGGACCTGTTGTATGTCGGTTGTTCTTGTTAAAGTGCTGTCATGCATGAGAAACGGAACGCCATCAAAACTCATTGTGACGTCAGTTTCTAGGCCGTCTCCGCCATGCTCTATGGTTTTCTCAAATGACATCTTGGTATTTTCTGGTGCCAACTTTGGTGCTCCTCTGTGACCAAGTAGAGATGGTTTGGGCCCAAGCGTCCCTTCCTCTCTGATGCACGGTGAATACATCCCCAGTGGTATCAAGTACAGAAAGAGCAATGTAGCAAGGTAAGGGCTTAATATCATCACCTGAGAAACTCTGGAGACttttaaacgttttttttttaatataagaaAGGGCATTTGTACCGTTCACTGCATGTATCTGCTAATGGCATTTAGTTTCATGTCATTCCTCGCATGAGGAACGTTGAAAAGTGATATTTACATcaccgcccgcccccc comes from Ascaphus truei isolate aAscTru1 chromosome 4, aAscTru1.hap1, whole genome shotgun sequence and encodes:
- the LOC142492365 gene encoding glycerophosphodiester phosphodiesterase domain-containing protein 4-like, with product MILSPYLATLLFLYLIPLGMYSPCIREEGTLGPKPSLLGHRGAPKLAPENTKMSFEKTIEHGGDGLETDVTMSFDGVPFLMHDSTLTRTTDIQQVLPNWTTENAAMLNWEMLEKLNAGKWFTEDKPFSCMASLSSEDHQRANNQSIYKLSDFLILADSANKSVIFDLYRPPQDHPYRDSWINRTLDVILNETSIDPKLILWLSNDMRSLVHSVAPGFQQTVGEKAPVQELVNNRIVKLNLPYSEMSHDDIRMYAAANITTNLYVVSEPWLFSLAWCSGAHSVTTNSVLLLKNVDKPMFLMTPGEYSLMWILTDITSALLITLIFLLHWWRERGLSCCPENKIRPESGIYNT